The Vespula vulgaris chromosome 4, iyVesVulg1.1, whole genome shotgun sequence genome has a segment encoding these proteins:
- the LOC127063598 gene encoding ATP-dependent RNA helicase DDX54 produces MKDTEVIGFGGTEELNENEEDEDISDIKKKASKKSGGFQSMALSYPILKGILKRGYKIPTPIQRKTIPLALEGRDIVAMARTGSGKTACFLIPLFEKLKTRQAKTGARALILSPTRELAMQTLKFIKELGKFIGLKAAVILGGDSMDNQFSIIHGNPDIIVATPGRFLHICVEMDLRLNSVEYVVFDEADRLFEMGFGEQIHEIVNRLPETRQTLLFSATLPKILVEFTKAGLSDPILIRLDVESKLPEELSLSFIICRPEEKLAVLLALLKNVIANDSQTVIFAATMHHVEYLHQILDKAGISNTFIYSNLDPSARKINAAKFQMGKVKTLIVTDVAARGIDIPHLDNVINFNFPAKCKLFVHRVGRCARAGRTGTAYNIVTPDEYPYLLDLHLFLGRSLNIVPLSSTSNDMEYIIGKMPQAMIEEELAELINWHDSSTDLKNMEKVCDNAYERYIKSRPAASSESVKRMKELNINSAGIIPEYSNINPATMDILTKMKQYRPQGTIFEIGKKTCSLDYKVMKEKRAFHKDNIFNFHKKMETLEAKKEEAAKNMFQKTTLPKSSENEISEAFNKVIMPKKRNIEDLYKNTKKKKRLATKDEEFYIPYSAPDKHTEDGLAVNNFMTEAEKAQLDLTADNEESLRLQTQLKKWDRKKKKMITINNDPKAGKIRTESGAWIPATYKTNRYTQWKEKSKVDAMADEDSEEESPQLQKLQTNVNTHWARHNQKIKEKVKAKSELKRPEQILKARKLLERKKRRNGRKGRKGQKKGGKSR; encoded by the exons aTGAAGGATACAGAGGTTATTGGTTTTGGAGGAACAGAAGAActtaatgaaaatgaagaagatgaagacaTTTCGGACATCAAGAAAAAAGCTTCTAAGAAGTCAGGTGGATTTCAATCTATGGCTCTTAGCTATCCTATTTTGAAAGGTATATTAAAACGTGGTTATAAAATTCCAACACCAATACAGAGAAAG ACAATCCCTTTAGCTCTTGAAGGAAGAGATATTGTAGCAATGGCCAGGACTGGTAGTGGAAAGACAGCTTGTTTTTTAATCCCGTTGTTTGAAAAACTCAAGACAAGACAAGCTAAAACTGGTGCACGTGCTTTAATTCTTTCACCTACGCGTGAACTAGCAATGCaaacattgaaatttataaaagagttAGGAAAATTTATAGGATTAAAAGCTGCAGTGATATTGGGAGGAGATAGTATGGATAATCAATTCAGTATTATTCATGGAAATCCTGATATTATTGTTGCTACACCAGGCAGATTTCTTCATATATGTGTTGAAATGGACTTACGTTTAAACAGTGTAGAGTATGTTGTATTTGACGAGGCTGACAG ATTATTTGAAATGGGTTTTGGTGAACAAATTCATGAGATAGTTAATAGATTACCAGAGACAAGACAAACTCTACTGTTCTCTGCCACATTACCCAAGATTTTAGTAGAGTTTACTAAAGCAGGTTTAAGCGATCCTATTTTAATACGATTAGATGTTGAAAGCAAATTGCCAGAAGAATTaagtttatcatttattatttgtcgTCCTGAAGAGAAATTGGCTGTGCTTCTAGCTCTATTAAAGAATGTCATTGCAAATGATTCACAAACTGTAATATTTGCTGCAACTATGCATCATGTAGAATACCTCCATCAG ATACTAGACAAAGCAGGAATttcaaatacatttatttattcaaatttggATCCATCTGCACGTAAAATAAATGCTGCTAAATTTCAAATGGGCAAAGTAAAGACTTTGATTGTTACTGATGTTGCTGCTCGTGGTATAGATATACCTCATTTagataatgttattaattttaatttcccAGCTAAATGTAAATTGTTCGTGCACAGAGTAG GTCGTTGTGCACGTGCTGGTCGAACTGGAACTGCTTATAATATTGTAACTCCTGATGAGTATCCATATCTCCTAGATTTACATCTATTTCTTGGTCGTTCATTAAATATAGTTCCTCTGTCTAGTACAAGCAATGATATGGAGTATATAATAGGAAAAATGCCTCAAGCTATGATAGAAGAAGAACTTgcagaattaataaattggCATGATTCATCTACTGATCTG AAAAACATGGAAAAAGTTTGTGACAATGCTTATGAACGTTATATCAAATCTCGGCCAGCAGCATCATCGGAAAGCGttaaacgaatgaaagaattGAATATTAATTCAGCTGGTATAATACCtgaatattctaatattaatCCTGCCACAATGGATATATTAACTAAAATGAAACAGTACAGACCTCAAGGA ACAATATTCGAAATCGGCAAAAAAACATGTTCATTGGATTATAAAgtgatgaaagaaaaacgagcatttcataaagataatattttcaactttcataaaaaaatggaGACATTAGAAGCaaagaaggaggaagctgcaaaaa ATATGTTTCAAAAAACTACATTACCAAAAAGTAGTGAGAATGAAATTAGTGAAGCATTTAATAAAGTGATAATgccaaagaaacgaaatatagaagatttgtataaaaatactaagaaaaagaaacgtttggCTACTAAGGatgaagaattttatattccgTATTCTGCACCAGATAAACATACAGAAGATGG ATTGGCGGTAAACAATTTCATGACAGAGGCAGAAAAAGCACAATTGGATTTAACAGCAGATAATGAAGAATCTTTACGGCTACAAACACAACTTAAGAAATGggatcgtaaaaagaaaaaaatgattactaTTAATAAC gaTCCAAAAGCTGGTAAAATACGTACCGAATCTGGAGCATGGATTCCTGCTACATACAAAACAAATCGTTACACGCAATGGAAGGAGAAGAGTAAAGTCGATGCTATGGCCGACGAAGATAGCGAAGAAGAATCACCACAATTGCAAAAAT TGCAAACAAACGTCAATACACATTGGGCGCGTCATAATCAAAAGATCAAGGAGAAGGTGAAGGCCAAGTCAGAGTTGAAGAGACCGGAACAAATTTTGAAAGCTCGTAAATTGttggaaaggaagaaacgacgaAATGGTAGAAAGGGCCGGAAAGGTcagaaaaaagggggaaagtcTCGTTAA